From the Pedobacter cryoconitis genome, one window contains:
- a CDS encoding M949_RS01915 family surface polysaccharide biosynthesis protein: MNRPLSSFLSIGLRVSVVLVFTLLLFSCSQSKNAENKNGASVDSTGINADQTASGEIKSDTLKATALPAAITYKGKPVKIMGWKDKLGDNLLLLTETGEFASADSAEYEDNRDAELHVYHYVKTGADWNKVATVNDQISSCPVDIVTRFIPGALFITDLNGDGIAECTFAYHLTCTGGVDNKVMKLIMLEYKNKYVIRGTTSVNVGEEIPGTMKYEAGIPERFKIFMIAKWKAFEREHYN; this comes from the coding sequence ATGAACAGACCGCTTTCTTCATTTTTGAGCATTGGCCTGCGTGTCAGTGTTGTTTTAGTATTTACCCTTTTATTGTTTTCTTGCAGCCAATCCAAAAATGCTGAAAATAAGAACGGTGCCAGCGTCGATAGTACTGGTATTAATGCTGATCAGACAGCCTCGGGCGAAATTAAAAGTGATACGTTGAAAGCCACAGCTTTGCCTGCCGCTATAACTTATAAAGGAAAACCTGTTAAAATTATGGGCTGGAAAGATAAATTAGGGGACAATCTTTTGCTGCTAACCGAAACCGGTGAGTTTGCTTCAGCAGATTCGGCTGAATATGAAGATAACAGAGATGCGGAATTACATGTTTATCATTATGTGAAAACTGGTGCCGATTGGAATAAGGTGGCTACTGTGAATGATCAGATCAGTTCATGCCCGGTAGATATTGTGACCAGATTTATTCCCGGTGCTTTGTTTATTACCGACCTGAATGGTGATGGAATTGCCGAATGTACCTTCGCTTATCATTTAACCTGTACAGGCGGGGTTGACAATAAAGTAATGAAATTGATTATGCTGGAGTATAAAAATAAATATGTGATCAGAGGGACGACTTCAGTAAATGTCGGGGAGGAAATTCCAGGAACGATGAAATATGAAGCAGGGATACCTGAACGTTTTAAAATTTTTATGATTGCCAAATGGAAAGCATTTGAAAGAGAACACTATAACTAA
- a CDS encoding YtxH domain-containing protein, which yields MEYLFLNISDRMLLLRYINKLKGMGLLKTALIGAAVYGAIKYITKKDAFGRSIVDDLQDKAPEWVDKAKRFKDDIEQKYNSELDPYTEVKP from the coding sequence ATGGAATATCTTTTTCTAAACATTTCTGATAGAATGCTGTTACTTAGATATATCAACAAATTAAAAGGAATGGGATTATTAAAAACAGCGTTAATTGGAGCCGCAGTTTACGGTGCAATTAAATATATAACAAAGAAAGATGCCTTTGGCAGATCTATAGTTGACGATCTTCAGGACAAAGCTCCTGAATGGGTTGATAAAGCAAAACGCTTTAAAGACGATATAGAACAGAAATATAATTCAGAGCTTGATCCTTATACGGAAGTCAAGCCATAA
- a CDS encoding VIT domain-containing protein: MKLQSIFQTLFLSLLLFVTQFSAGYAQTPQLKVVGTTDPAVLKAVRLKSMHIEVQVYGNIATTVMTMSFINTSSRTLEGELTFPMPGGVSISGYALDINGKMREAVPVEKARATEVFESVEHRRIDPGLLEKVEGNNFRTRIYPFPAGGSRTVKISYEEELHFSPAQQLSYHLPLAYKKAVPEFSLKVSVLESIEKPSMVEQPDGSFNFQRKDKAYIAQLERKDFLPEHGLLINLPVTDTPVHALMQKAGQSYYFLANVAVNAPSRTHLWSSQVGLIWDVSLSGLQRDQAKELALLDALIKEKKNLTITLGLLNNTFKKGGVFVIKDGNWKELREKLRHVVYDGGTDYSQINSGLLKADEYLFFTDGFSGFGHAIVSITKPVYTINSSLRADFSLLKNISAKTGGQFINLNVQSAEAAYQQMAKDEMQFIGIKNNPGISELYPALPVGVNGYLSVAGIAASEAEDLTLQFGYGKDVTLERKVKLSAAVQSAGVIEVSKIWAQKKLSDMDVNYEQNKEKISALGQQFGIVTRNTSLLVLESVDDYIRYGIEPPAELKAAYAQGMKGRVQEKENRKEGLMKEAIAMAVELKAWWNKVFKPEKFFPKPDRKTVAGDPVPTPDQPAEALQGQVSGISVRGMNAPQRENRTESSQMLYETVVVSPSATSKLRPRASDAIADRAAAEQPVIIVPEFKSDKEYMKKISGSTDDAYQQYLSIRKDYQTTPSFYLDLSNWFQQHQDADRALLILSNLTELDLENAEIYKTLTYKLRETGNVKAELFTSHKVLEWRPMDAQSYRDYALALADCGYYQRALDTLYTVLNQSYSMDNANRDHGIEEIILAEINNLVSLYRGKLNTGKIDKSLIFNFPVEVRVVMNWNKKDTDIDLWVTDPNGEKCFYGNNRTKAGGRLSDDFTSGYGPEQFMIKKAIKGTYKIEVNYYGDSQLSISGPTTIMAEIYTNYGNANQKRKIIALQLSAEQKGGVFIGEFTF, from the coding sequence ATGAAATTACAATCTATTTTTCAGACGCTGTTCCTGTCCTTATTACTTTTTGTAACACAATTTTCTGCGGGTTATGCACAAACCCCTCAGCTTAAAGTTGTAGGAACAACCGATCCGGCTGTACTCAAAGCAGTCCGCCTGAAATCAATGCATATCGAGGTACAGGTTTACGGAAACATTGCAACTACAGTGATGACCATGTCATTTATAAATACCAGTTCCCGTACACTGGAAGGAGAACTTACCTTTCCAATGCCCGGGGGCGTAAGTATAAGCGGGTACGCACTGGACATCAATGGTAAAATGCGGGAAGCAGTACCCGTAGAAAAAGCGCGGGCTACAGAAGTTTTTGAAAGTGTAGAACACCGGAGAATAGACCCTGGATTACTGGAAAAGGTAGAAGGAAATAATTTCCGTACCCGTATTTATCCTTTCCCTGCTGGTGGTTCCAGAACAGTGAAAATCAGTTATGAAGAAGAACTCCATTTTTCCCCTGCACAGCAACTTAGTTATCATTTGCCATTAGCTTATAAAAAAGCAGTTCCTGAATTTTCGTTGAAAGTGAGTGTATTGGAAAGTATTGAAAAACCTTCGATGGTTGAACAGCCTGATGGCAGTTTTAACTTTCAGCGTAAAGACAAAGCTTATATCGCGCAGCTGGAACGAAAGGACTTTCTTCCTGAACATGGATTGCTGATTAATCTGCCTGTTACAGATACTCCGGTTCATGCATTAATGCAAAAAGCCGGGCAGAGTTATTATTTTCTCGCCAATGTGGCGGTAAATGCACCATCACGCACCCACCTGTGGAGTAGTCAGGTCGGGTTGATCTGGGATGTATCTTTAAGCGGTCTGCAAAGAGATCAGGCTAAAGAACTGGCTTTACTCGATGCATTAATCAAAGAAAAAAAGAACTTAACTATAACATTGGGTTTATTGAATAATACTTTCAAAAAAGGTGGTGTATTTGTCATTAAGGACGGAAACTGGAAAGAATTGAGAGAAAAACTGAGACACGTGGTTTATGACGGCGGTACGGATTATAGTCAAATCAATTCAGGATTGCTTAAAGCGGATGAGTATTTGTTTTTTACGGATGGCTTCTCTGGTTTTGGCCATGCTATAGTCTCAATAACTAAGCCTGTATATACAATTAACTCCTCTTTACGTGCTGATTTTAGCTTACTGAAAAATATCAGCGCCAAAACAGGCGGACAGTTTATTAATTTGAATGTACAGTCTGCGGAAGCTGCTTATCAGCAAATGGCAAAAGATGAAATGCAATTTATAGGAATCAAAAATAATCCAGGGATCAGTGAATTGTACCCTGCTTTGCCAGTTGGTGTCAATGGTTATCTGAGTGTCGCTGGGATAGCAGCTTCGGAAGCTGAAGACCTGACGCTGCAATTTGGCTACGGTAAAGACGTAACACTGGAGCGTAAAGTGAAGTTGAGCGCGGCGGTACAAAGTGCCGGGGTAATTGAAGTGAGCAAAATCTGGGCACAGAAAAAGCTCTCCGATATGGACGTGAATTATGAACAGAATAAAGAGAAAATCAGTGCACTGGGCCAGCAGTTTGGAATAGTGACCAGGAATACCAGCTTGTTGGTTTTAGAATCGGTCGATGACTATATCCGGTATGGAATTGAGCCTCCTGCCGAACTAAAAGCAGCTTATGCACAAGGAATGAAAGGCCGGGTGCAGGAAAAAGAAAACCGGAAAGAAGGTTTGATGAAAGAAGCTATTGCCATGGCTGTAGAATTGAAAGCATGGTGGAACAAGGTTTTTAAACCGGAGAAGTTTTTCCCTAAACCTGATAGAAAAACGGTTGCTGGTGATCCAGTACCCACACCTGATCAACCCGCAGAAGCACTGCAAGGACAAGTTTCTGGTATAAGCGTTAGAGGAATGAATGCTCCGCAGAGGGAGAACCGAACCGAATCCAGTCAAATGTTGTATGAAACGGTAGTGGTTTCACCCTCAGCGACCAGCAAACTAAGGCCTCGTGCTTCGGATGCTATTGCAGACAGAGCGGCGGCAGAACAACCTGTGATTATTGTTCCGGAATTCAAAAGTGATAAGGAGTATATGAAAAAGATAAGTGGCAGTACGGATGATGCTTATCAGCAATATCTTTCTATTAGAAAAGATTATCAGACTACGCCTTCGTTTTATCTGGATCTTTCAAATTGGTTTCAGCAGCATCAGGATGCTGACAGGGCATTGCTGATTTTGAGTAACCTGACTGAACTGGATTTAGAGAATGCTGAAATCTATAAAACATTAACCTATAAACTGAGAGAAACGGGCAATGTAAAGGCAGAATTATTTACCAGCCATAAAGTATTGGAATGGCGGCCTATGGATGCGCAAAGTTATCGTGATTATGCACTGGCTCTCGCTGATTGTGGTTACTATCAACGTGCACTGGACACTTTATATACTGTGCTGAATCAAAGCTACAGTATGGATAATGCAAACCGTGACCATGGAATTGAAGAAATTATCCTGGCAGAAATCAATAATCTGGTCAGTCTTTACCGCGGGAAACTGAATACAGGGAAAATAGATAAAAGTCTCATTTTTAATTTTCCGGTTGAGGTGAGGGTGGTCATGAACTGGAACAAAAAAGATACCGATATAGATCTTTGGGTAACAGATCCTAATGGCGAAAAATGTTTTTACGGTAATAACCGGACTAAAGCGGGGGGAAGGTTAAGTGATGACTTTACCAGTGGATATGGGCCTGAGCAGTTTATGATTAAAAAAGCAATTAAGGGGACTTATAAAATTGAAGTAAATTATTATGGGGACAGCCAGTTGAGTATTAGCGGGCCAACTACAATTATGGCTGAGATTTATACGAATTACGGAAATGCAAACCAGAAGCGTAAAATAATTGCATTACAATTATCAGCTGAACAAAAGGGGGGTGTATTTATTGGAGAATTTACTTTTTAA
- a CDS encoding type 1 glutamine amidotransferase domain-containing protein, producing MKVLIVLTSHSELGNTGEKTGFWVEEFAAPYYVLADAGAELTLASPKGGQPPIDPKSELPDFQTEATHRFDKDTELQGRLAQTVKLSEINAADYDAVFYPGGHGPMWDLANDKTSIQLIETFLQQQKPIALVCHAPAALVKVKAGNGDPFVKGKQVTGFSNSEEDAVQLTDVVPFLLEDELKKLGGDYSKGADWGPYVKKDGLLITGQNPGSSEEAALELLKALKK from the coding sequence ATGAAAGTTTTAATTGTATTAACCTCACACAGTGAATTGGGTAACACAGGTGAAAAAACCGGTTTTTGGGTAGAAGAATTTGCAGCACCTTATTATGTACTGGCAGATGCAGGTGCAGAATTAACTTTGGCATCTCCAAAAGGTGGCCAGCCTCCTATTGACCCTAAAAGTGAATTGCCTGACTTCCAAACCGAAGCAACGCATCGTTTTGATAAGGATACTGAACTGCAAGGCAGATTAGCACAAACTGTAAAATTAAGTGAGATCAATGCAGCTGATTATGATGCTGTATTTTATCCGGGAGGCCACGGGCCAATGTGGGATCTTGCGAATGATAAGACTTCTATTCAATTGATAGAAACCTTCCTTCAGCAACAAAAACCAATAGCACTGGTTTGTCATGCACCAGCAGCTTTAGTAAAAGTTAAGGCCGGAAATGGTGACCCTTTTGTAAAAGGTAAACAAGTAACAGGCTTTTCAAATTCTGAAGAAGATGCGGTTCAGCTGACCGATGTTGTTCCGTTTTTATTAGAAGACGAATTAAAAAAACTAGGCGGAGACTATAGCAAAGGTGCTGATTGGGGCCCTTATGTAAAAAAAGACGGTTTATTAATTACTGGTCAGAATCCAGGTTCTTCGGAAGAAGCAGCTTTAGAATTGTTAAAAGCACTGAAAAAATAA
- a CDS encoding NADP-dependent oxidoreductase: protein MKNNVITLNSRPVGKPQLSNFKFITEPMPVPGENEVLLKTLYVSVDPYLRGRMNDSKSYIPPFELHKPMESGVIAEVLESNHTGFVKGDFVSGGLAWKEFQVSAGKGLSKVDPEAAPLSAYLGALGMTGLTAYLGLTEIGQPKAGETLVVSGAAGAVGSIVGQIGKILGLRVVGIAGTDEKTALLKNRFGFDEAINYKTTKDMTAAIAAACPDGVDIYFDNVGGEISDAVMVNLNRFARVPVCGAISLYNTTEAQTGPRLQPVLVTRSVLMRGFIVSEFAAKSQQAITQLAGWLKEDKLKYTETVVEGFDNIPGAFMDLFEGKNEGKMVVKI from the coding sequence ATGAAGAATAATGTAATCACTTTAAATAGCAGGCCTGTTGGCAAACCTCAGCTTAGCAACTTTAAATTTATCACTGAGCCAATGCCAGTGCCAGGTGAAAATGAAGTTTTATTAAAAACACTATATGTATCTGTTGATCCTTATCTGAGAGGCAGGATGAACGATTCAAAATCATATATTCCACCCTTTGAACTCCATAAACCTATGGAATCCGGCGTTATCGCTGAAGTTCTTGAATCTAACCATACCGGATTTGTTAAAGGTGATTTTGTTTCCGGGGGCTTAGCCTGGAAAGAATTTCAAGTTTCTGCTGGAAAAGGACTTTCAAAAGTTGACCCTGAGGCAGCTCCCCTTAGTGCTTATTTGGGTGCATTAGGTATGACGGGCTTAACCGCTTACCTGGGCCTAACAGAAATCGGACAGCCTAAAGCAGGGGAAACGCTGGTTGTATCCGGAGCAGCGGGTGCGGTAGGAAGTATTGTCGGACAAATTGGTAAAATATTAGGTCTCCGGGTAGTTGGAATAGCTGGAACTGATGAAAAGACAGCACTGTTAAAGAACCGTTTTGGCTTTGATGAAGCAATCAATTACAAAACGACTAAAGATATGACAGCAGCCATTGCGGCAGCATGTCCGGATGGCGTAGATATTTATTTCGACAACGTAGGTGGTGAAATTTCGGATGCTGTGATGGTAAACCTGAACAGATTTGCACGTGTACCGGTATGTGGTGCTATCTCTTTATACAATACAACTGAGGCACAAACGGGCCCAAGATTACAACCAGTCCTGGTGACCAGAAGTGTCTTGATGCGTGGATTTATTGTCTCCGAATTTGCGGCGAAGTCTCAGCAGGCAATTACGCAGCTGGCTGGCTGGCTGAAAGAAGATAAACTAAAGTATACTGAGACTGTTGTAGAAGGGTTCGACAATATTCCAGGAGCCTTTATGGATCTTTTTGAAGGTAAGAATGAAGGTAAAATGGTCGTAAAAATCTAA
- a CDS encoding MarR family winged helix-turn-helix transcriptional regulator: MKIEDELQHQFLNAQQRVSTNIIFTANWILNKISVSLKPTGLSLQQFNVLSILNGQPEHTATVNLIKDRLIDRMPNVSRLLNKLMEKGLIQKERNLSDQRVVYVKLTPAGEKLRIQGRQILNNISIGISDEHADLLNDLLEKMRP; encoded by the coding sequence ATGAAGATCGAAGATGAATTACAACATCAGTTTTTAAATGCTCAACAAAGAGTGAGTACCAATATTATCTTCACGGCGAACTGGATTTTAAACAAGATCTCAGTTTCTTTAAAACCAACTGGCCTGTCTTTACAGCAATTTAATGTGCTGAGTATTTTAAACGGACAACCAGAGCATACCGCAACCGTTAATTTAATCAAAGACCGTTTAATTGACCGGATGCCCAATGTATCCCGCCTGTTAAATAAACTGATGGAAAAAGGATTAATCCAAAAAGAACGAAACCTTTCCGATCAACGGGTTGTTTATGTTAAACTAACTCCTGCCGGAGAAAAATTAAGGATACAAGGCAGGCAGATTTTAAACAATATTTCTATTGGCATCAGCGATGAACATGCAGATTTATTAAATGACCTTTTAGAAAAAATGCGTCCTTAA